From Cyanobium sp. ATX 6F1, a single genomic window includes:
- a CDS encoding extracellular solute-binding protein, whose translation MLPPLTPLRPDSSARNRLLISLALVGAALAGGLAVQAQQASGGAPAAEIGVYSGRHYNTDKELYRQFTARTGIKVNLLEAKDDALIERLRSEGKNSPADVLVLVDAARLEKATSLGLFQSARSAALLKDVPLNLRDSKGRWYGLTRRVRLVVVNPKQVKPGAIRTYADLASPALKGKLCLRDRRSVYNQSLVADQLIQRGEAATRQWIKALTANVSQPFFSSDTPLARAVASGECGVGVVNSYYVARMLTGQGGASDQALARNLKVVFPTPAHVNISGAGVTRHARNPQGAIRLIEFLASPSGGKGYAEANNEYPLKGYGNNATLKSFGPFKADAVTVEQMGAKNRAAVELMEAGGWK comes from the coding sequence ATGCTCCCTCCGCTGACTCCGCTGCGACCTGACTCCAGCGCTCGCAATCGGCTTCTGATCAGTCTTGCCCTGGTGGGAGCAGCCCTCGCCGGTGGCTTAGCAGTTCAGGCTCAGCAAGCGAGCGGCGGCGCCCCAGCCGCCGAGATCGGCGTCTACTCCGGCCGCCACTACAACACCGACAAAGAGCTCTACCGCCAGTTCACCGCACGCACCGGCATCAAGGTCAATCTGCTGGAGGCCAAGGATGACGCCCTGATCGAGCGCCTCAGGAGCGAGGGCAAGAACAGCCCCGCCGACGTGCTCGTGCTCGTGGATGCCGCCCGCCTGGAGAAGGCCACCTCCCTGGGGCTGTTCCAGAGCGCCCGCTCCGCCGCCCTGCTCAAAGACGTGCCCCTCAACCTGCGCGATTCCAAGGGCCGCTGGTATGGGCTCACCCGCCGGGTGCGCCTGGTGGTGGTCAACCCCAAGCAAGTGAAACCCGGAGCCATCCGCACCTACGCCGATCTGGCCAGCCCCGCCCTCAAGGGCAAGCTCTGCCTGCGCGATCGCAGGAGCGTCTACAACCAGTCGTTGGTGGCCGATCAACTGATCCAGCGCGGTGAGGCCGCCACCCGGCAGTGGATCAAGGCTCTGACGGCCAACGTCAGCCAGCCCTTCTTCAGCTCCGACACACCCCTGGCCCGGGCCGTGGCCAGCGGGGAGTGCGGCGTGGGAGTGGTGAACTCCTATTACGTCGCCCGGATGCTCACCGGCCAGGGTGGCGCCAGCGACCAGGCCCTGGCCCGCAACCTCAAGGTGGTCTTCCCCACCCCCGCCCACGTCAACATCAGCGGCGCCGGCGTCACCCGCCACGCCCGCAACCCCCAGGGGGCGATCCGGCTGATCGAATTCCTGGCCTCCCCCAGCGGCGGCAAGGGCTACGCCGAAGCCAACAACGAATACCCGCTCAAGGGCTATGGCAACAACGCCACCTTGAAGAGCTTTGGCCCCTTCAAGGCCGATGCCGTCACCGTGGAGCAGATGGGGGCGAAGAACCGCGCCGCCGTCGAGCTGATGGAGGCGGGGGGCTGGAAGTAG
- a CDS encoding ABC transporter permease yields the protein MAAAGKALAGVEPSRERPSRGVLAGGVLLICGLALAPIAMLIGFTALGSGPAALALGADGREQLLNTVALVAAVGALGALLGTANGWLTACCRFPGRRWLRIAQLLPLATPGYLLAATLIDLGSQWQLRVHGLGWTVLVLTLTTYSYVFLLATESFSASGQRQLEACRSLGVGPWGSFARVALPMALPSIGAGIALAGMEVVNELGAVELLGVPTLSSGILQRWQGEEDPRGAVGLALFALVIVSLLVGAERQLRGRSRRWALAHGGDAPQRWPLGGWRTLAAQTLTLLPPLATLGLPLLWAALSWDQLQGESAAELLGLSLRSLGLALAAAGITVGSALLLSIARRWLPSPLLQRLSFAAGMGYAVPGTVLALALMLIGGPLALSPLLLLLWGYGDRFLAVAKGGLDAALERLPPSVDEAATGLGCSWPQVLARVHLPLLKEPLLVAGLLVFVDTVKELPLTFALRPFDFDTLAVRVFQYASDERVGAALLPALLILLLGLAASLALVPSLESGRRQGG from the coding sequence ATGGCAGCCGCTGGCAAGGCTCTAGCAGGGGTCGAACCCAGCCGGGAGAGGCCCAGCCGGGGGGTGCTGGCCGGGGGCGTTCTGTTGATCTGCGGCCTGGCCCTGGCCCCGATCGCGATGCTGATCGGCTTCACCGCCCTGGGCTCCGGGCCCGCCGCCCTGGCCCTGGGGGCCGATGGCCGCGAGCAGCTGCTCAACACCGTGGCCCTGGTGGCGGCCGTTGGTGCCCTGGGCGCCCTGCTCGGCACCGCCAATGGCTGGCTCACCGCCTGCTGCCGGTTTCCCGGGCGCCGCTGGCTGCGGATCGCCCAACTGCTGCCGCTGGCCACCCCCGGTTACCTGCTGGCCGCCACCTTGATCGACCTGGGCAGCCAATGGCAGCTGCGCGTCCACGGGCTGGGTTGGACCGTGCTGGTGCTGACCCTGACCACCTACAGCTACGTGTTTCTGCTGGCAACCGAGAGCTTTTCGGCGAGCGGCCAGCGCCAACTGGAGGCCTGCCGCAGCCTCGGGGTGGGCCCCTGGGGCAGCTTCGCCCGGGTGGCCCTGCCGATGGCGCTGCCCTCGATCGGGGCGGGGATCGCCCTGGCCGGCATGGAGGTGGTGAATGAGCTGGGGGCCGTGGAACTGCTGGGGGTGCCGACCCTCTCGAGCGGCATCCTGCAGCGCTGGCAGGGGGAAGAGGATCCGCGTGGCGCCGTGGGCCTGGCCCTGTTTGCCCTGGTGATTGTCAGCCTGCTGGTGGGGGCTGAACGCCAGCTGCGCGGCCGCAGCCGCCGCTGGGCCCTGGCCCACGGGGGCGATGCCCCCCAGCGCTGGCCCCTGGGGGGTTGGCGCACCCTGGCGGCCCAGACCCTGACCCTGCTGCCCCCGCTGGCCACCCTGGGGCTCCCCCTGCTCTGGGCCGCCCTGAGCTGGGACCAACTCCAGGGGGAATCGGCCGCTGAGCTGCTGGGGCTGAGCCTGCGCAGCCTGGGGCTGGCCCTGGCGGCCGCGGGGATCACCGTGGGCAGCGCGCTGCTGCTGTCGATCGCCCGCCGCTGGCTGCCCTCGCCGCTGCTGCAGCGGCTCAGCTTTGCCGCCGGCATGGGCTATGCGGTGCCGGGCACCGTGCTGGCCCTGGCTCTGATGCTGATCGGCGGGCCGCTGGCCCTGAGCCCCCTGCTGCTGCTGCTCTGGGGCTATGGCGACCGCTTTCTGGCGGTGGCCAAGGGCGGGCTCGATGCGGCCCTCGAGCGCCTTCCTCCCAGCGTCGATGAAGCCGCCACCGGCCTGGGCTGCAGCTGGCCCCAGGTGTTGGCCCGGGTGCACCTGCCGCTGTTGAAGGAGCCCCTGCTGGTGGCGGGCCTGCTGGTGTTCGTCGACACGGTCAAGGAGCTGCCGCTCACCTTCGCCCTGCGCCCCTTCGACTTCGACACCCTGGCGGTGCGGGTGTTCCAGTACGCCAGTGATGAGCGTGTGGGGGCGGCGCTGCTGCCGGCGCTGCTGATCCTGCTGCTGGGGCTGGCGGCCTCGCTGGCGCTGGTGCCCAGCCTGGAATCAGGCCGCCGCCAGGGGGGCTGA
- a CDS encoding class I SAM-dependent methyltransferase, whose translation MQPTNMVDLSLKVHGQRTPETDQTKSGAVETGLQRYLPLVGDVTRKHPIAYHATRAATRVVNAVQMAVGESYANGLELPDPVLKALFDTSMPFFFKYVPALLAPYEWVLQETDQVAEGSKDLMKIQYDLPQGMLNTMLGNGKVIYPKYSMGLWDKGAADLEQSQIQMIDDIIEKLDIKDGDNILDFGCGWGCIPNYILSKFPNVRMTGINLSHHQCEFIRQRMQDPQSHLASGRFTLVEGDLNDPYFEEKFDNILSIGVFCHVGNLTNAFAKLASFLKPGGKFFLHIITVRTPNNISSAFTHKYIFPHGRYWNYDAVPSHNRNLKTVQRWYMNGNNYSRTFAEWLKNFDAHIETNKDLNYGAMDFSRFRRIWRFYLIWFVSNFASCDGEINGNGQFLLTHN comes from the coding sequence ATGCAGCCAACAAACATGGTTGATCTCAGTTTAAAAGTTCATGGGCAGCGGACCCCAGAAACTGATCAAACGAAATCAGGCGCTGTCGAAACGGGCCTGCAGCGCTACCTACCTTTGGTAGGAGATGTGACCCGCAAGCACCCTATCGCCTATCACGCCACACGAGCTGCCACCCGTGTTGTGAATGCCGTACAAATGGCCGTGGGCGAATCCTACGCGAACGGACTGGAACTTCCCGATCCAGTCCTGAAGGCACTGTTTGATACAAGCATGCCGTTCTTCTTTAAGTATGTGCCTGCTCTACTTGCCCCCTATGAGTGGGTGTTGCAGGAAACCGACCAAGTGGCGGAAGGCTCGAAGGATCTGATGAAGATCCAATATGACCTACCACAGGGAATGCTCAATACAATGCTAGGCAACGGCAAAGTGATTTATCCCAAATACAGCATGGGCCTTTGGGACAAAGGGGCCGCTGATCTCGAGCAATCTCAGATACAGATGATTGATGACATCATAGAAAAATTAGATATCAAAGATGGCGATAACATTCTCGACTTTGGCTGTGGCTGGGGATGCATCCCTAATTATATCCTATCAAAGTTTCCCAATGTCAGAATGACCGGGATTAATCTCAGCCATCATCAGTGCGAGTTTATACGTCAACGCATGCAGGATCCGCAAAGTCATCTGGCATCGGGTCGCTTCACCCTCGTCGAAGGCGACCTGAATGATCCATACTTTGAAGAGAAGTTTGATAATATTCTTTCCATTGGCGTTTTTTGCCATGTTGGCAACCTCACCAATGCCTTTGCGAAGCTGGCTTCCTTCTTAAAGCCAGGTGGCAAGTTCTTCCTTCATATCATCACCGTACGCACACCGAATAACATTTCCAGCGCCTTTACGCACAAGTATATTTTCCCCCACGGGCGCTACTGGAATTACGATGCCGTTCCAAGCCACAACAGAAATCTGAAGACTGTCCAGCGCTGGTACATGAATGGTAATAATTACTCGCGTACATTTGCAGAGTGGTTGAAGAATTTTGACGCCCACATTGAAACCAACAAAGATTTAAACTATGGCGCCATGGACTTCTCCCGATTCCGGCGTATTTGGCGTTTTTATCTAATCTGGTTTGTTTCAAACTTTGCCAGCTGTGATGGCGAGATCAATGGCAACGGCCAATTTCTCTTGACCCATAACTAG
- a CDS encoding Crp/Fnr family transcriptional regulator: MSFRFLPDQPAPAVRMPVGQTVLLDPALRPSGSCIEVLEGVARVYCPCEETEGMTLAFLQPGDQLRTDRLCSEGVCVEALTPLVFRSDAEPLASDGFDPVNEWTLQLLRIRHLGSADQRLHALLSLLVRRLGRRCGVWCELPFRLTHERIGELIGTTRVTSTRLISKIRQARLLEAPAGENGLRLAPELVASAPLAVG; encoded by the coding sequence ATGAGCTTCCGTTTCCTGCCCGATCAACCCGCCCCTGCCGTACGCATGCCCGTCGGCCAGACCGTGCTGCTGGATCCCGCCCTGCGGCCTTCCGGCAGCTGCATCGAGGTGCTCGAAGGGGTGGCCCGGGTCTATTGCCCCTGCGAGGAAACCGAGGGCATGACCCTGGCCTTCCTGCAGCCGGGCGACCAGCTGCGCACCGATCGTCTTTGCAGTGAAGGCGTCTGCGTCGAAGCGCTCACGCCCCTGGTCTTTCGCAGCGATGCCGAGCCCCTGGCCTCAGACGGCTTCGATCCGGTCAACGAGTGGACCCTGCAACTGCTGCGCATCCGTCACCTGGGCTCCGCCGATCAGCGGCTCCATGCCCTGCTCTCCCTGTTGGTGCGCCGGCTCGGGCGCCGCTGCGGCGTCTGGTGCGAGTTGCCGTTCCGACTCACCCACGAGCGCATCGGTGAACTGATCGGCACCACCCGGGTCACCAGCACCCGGCTGATTTCGAAGATCCGCCAGGCCAGGTTGCTGGAGGCCCCCGCCGGAGAGAACGGCCTGCGGCTGGCCCCGGAACTGGTGGCCTCAGCCCCCCTGGCGGTCGGCTGA
- a CDS encoding Fur family transcriptional regulator yields the protein MSAIPGAGPPPPDHALRTNLHDRGRRLTPQRQRVLELFERIGEGSHLSAEEVHQRLIRSDGRVSLATVYRTLRLLSSFGLLQELELPEGGRRFELASDTHRNHHHLVCVRCGRTEEFESPAVLSAGEQAAAGHGFRLLECVLNVRGLCPPCAAAEQV from the coding sequence ATGTCTGCCATCCCCGGCGCCGGCCCCCCACCGCCGGACCACGCCCTGCGCACCAACCTGCATGACCGTGGACGGCGGCTCACCCCCCAGCGTCAACGGGTGCTGGAACTGTTCGAGCGCATCGGCGAAGGCAGCCATCTGAGCGCCGAGGAGGTTCACCAGCGTCTGATTCGCTCCGACGGGCGCGTCTCTTTGGCGACCGTCTACCGCACCTTGCGGCTGCTCAGTTCCTTCGGACTGCTGCAGGAGCTGGAGCTGCCAGAAGGGGGCCGGCGCTTCGAGCTGGCAAGCGACACCCACCGCAACCACCACCACCTGGTCTGCGTGCGCTGCGGCCGCACCGAGGAATTCGAGAGCCCCGCGGTGCTCAGCGCCGGCGAGCAGGCGGCCGCCGGCCATGGCTTCCGGTTGCTGGAATGCGTGCTCAACGTGCGGGGGCTCTGTCCCCCCTGCGCCGCGGCGGAGCAGGTCTGA
- a CDS encoding lysylphosphatidylglycerol synthase domain-containing protein, translating into MTGPAIGLIQRRWQSLRRWLRERHWLFQPHLPKLPPLPGGSRLWVALASLGFVLAALLNNGRQLAQLSLDGQGWAWLLLGVGVSLLSLVANGLAWGICLRWLGLTPAWGATVLLFLTSNLRKYLPGGIWHLVQRIQALRGGGVVTASPLPAHRAVLAVLLDPVLMAAAALALVPLGLWPLQGADRLALLALLPLLALAPRWFRPLLGALERRRLAQLSARFPEDGALKLELANQQGAEATAPALRGYPLAPLLAELVFVLLRFGGFACCVLAFDQQLSLGWGHWLAGFALAWTAGLVVPGAPGGLGVFEATLLLRLGLELPEGPLLAVALSYRLVTVVADLLAAGTAQLDQRWMAQTPAPGWPLNRN; encoded by the coding sequence ATGACGGGCCCTGCCATCGGGTTGATCCAGCGCCGCTGGCAAAGCCTTCGCCGCTGGCTAAGGGAGCGCCACTGGCTGTTCCAGCCACACTTGCCGAAGCTTCCGCCTCTGCCGGGCGGATCCCGCCTCTGGGTGGCGCTGGCGAGCCTGGGCTTCGTGCTCGCGGCGCTGCTCAACAACGGCCGCCAATTGGCCCAGCTCTCCCTCGATGGCCAGGGCTGGGCCTGGCTGCTGCTGGGGGTTGGGGTGAGCCTGCTGAGCCTGGTGGCCAATGGGCTGGCCTGGGGGATCTGCCTGCGCTGGCTGGGGTTGACCCCCGCCTGGGGGGCGACGGTGCTGCTGTTTCTGACCAGCAACCTGCGCAAATACCTGCCCGGCGGCATCTGGCACCTGGTGCAGCGGATCCAGGCCCTGCGCGGCGGTGGCGTCGTCACCGCCAGCCCCCTGCCCGCCCATCGAGCGGTGCTGGCGGTGCTGCTCGATCCGGTGCTGATGGCGGCGGCGGCCCTGGCCCTGGTGCCCCTGGGCCTGTGGCCCTTGCAGGGGGCGGATCGGCTGGCGCTGCTGGCCCTGCTGCCGCTGCTGGCCCTGGCGCCCCGCTGGTTCCGGCCCCTGCTGGGGGCCCTGGAGCGGCGGCGCCTGGCCCAGCTGAGCGCCCGGTTTCCGGAGGATGGGGCCCTGAAGCTGGAGCTGGCGAACCAGCAGGGGGCTGAGGCAACCGCGCCAGCCCTGCGCGGCTATCCCCTCGCGCCTCTGCTGGCGGAGCTGGTGTTCGTGTTGCTGCGCTTCGGAGGCTTCGCCTGCTGTGTGCTGGCTTTTGATCAACAGCTTTCCCTGGGTTGGGGCCACTGGTTGGCGGGCTTTGCCCTGGCCTGGACCGCCGGACTGGTGGTGCCCGGGGCGCCGGGGGGGCTCGGGGTGTTCGAAGCCACCCTGCTGCTGCGCCTGGGGCTTGAGCTGCCCGAAGGACCCCTGCTGGCGGTCGCCCTCAGCTACCGGCTGGTGACCGTGGTGGCGGATCTGCTGGCGGCGGGCACGGCCCAGCTCGACCAGCGCTGGATGGCCCAGACCCCTGCGCCGGGTTGGCCGCTTAATCGCAATTAG
- the larC gene encoding nickel pincer cofactor biosynthesis protein LarC — MTLAYVDCPTGLAGDMLLAALFDLGLPRERVEEPLAQLGLAGAYGLQWQEGSSGGLRGLALTVEALEAQPPHRHWGELKALLEASPLDGNLRARVLAVFTRLAEAEGAVHGHRPEQVHFHEVGAIDALVDVVGVCAGLLHFGVDELICAPPPAGHGTVRTAHGVLPLPAPAVLELAARAAVPLASSEGFPAGELTTPTGLALMATWASRFAAPPALVPLRVGIGLGSRRLDRPNLLRLWLAEPSPALSSPGPGGGEILQPLVLQQAQVDDASPEDLAFLIEELRGAGALEVFSQPIAMKKGRPAALISVLVPPDRAGALRKVWWAHGSSLGVREQLQQRWSLPRRSRSLATAWGPVRIKEALSPQGRRSMKPEYEDLAQLARRHGLSLQQLRAAVQAAWASEERS, encoded by the coding sequence ATGACCCTGGCTTACGTCGATTGCCCCACCGGCCTGGCGGGGGACATGCTGCTGGCGGCCCTCTTCGACCTGGGCCTGCCCCGGGAGCGGGTGGAGGAGCCCCTGGCCCAGCTGGGTCTGGCGGGGGCCTACGGGCTGCAGTGGCAGGAGGGCTCCAGCGGCGGGCTGCGGGGCCTGGCGCTGACCGTGGAGGCCCTGGAGGCGCAGCCACCCCATCGCCACTGGGGTGAACTGAAGGCCCTGCTGGAGGCGAGCCCCCTGGACGGCAACCTGCGCGCTCGGGTGCTGGCGGTGTTCACCCGGTTGGCGGAGGCGGAGGGGGCGGTGCACGGCCACCGGCCCGAGCAGGTGCATTTCCATGAGGTGGGTGCCATCGATGCCCTCGTCGATGTGGTCGGGGTCTGTGCCGGCTTGCTGCACTTCGGCGTTGACGAGCTGATCTGCGCGCCGCCGCCGGCCGGCCATGGAACCGTGCGCACCGCCCACGGGGTGCTGCCTTTGCCCGCCCCGGCGGTGCTGGAGCTGGCGGCCCGCGCCGCCGTGCCCCTGGCCAGCAGCGAAGGGTTCCCCGCCGGAGAGCTCACCACCCCCACGGGCCTGGCCCTGATGGCCACCTGGGCGAGTCGCTTCGCGGCGCCTCCGGCCCTGGTGCCCCTGCGGGTGGGCATTGGTCTGGGCAGCCGCCGCCTCGATCGCCCCAACCTGCTGCGCCTCTGGCTGGCCGAGCCCAGCCCCGCTCTTTCAAGCCCTGGGCCGGGTGGCGGCGAGATCCTCCAGCCCCTGGTTCTGCAGCAGGCCCAGGTGGATGACGCCAGCCCCGAGGATCTGGCCTTCTTGATCGAGGAGCTTCGTGGTGCTGGGGCCCTGGAGGTGTTCAGCCAGCCGATCGCGATGAAAAAGGGGCGCCCGGCGGCGCTGATCAGCGTGCTGGTGCCGCCCGATCGCGCCGGGGCTCTGCGCAAGGTCTGGTGGGCCCACGGCAGCAGCCTGGGGGTGCGCGAACAGCTCCAGCAGCGCTGGAGCCTGCCCCGCCGCAGCCGCAGCCTGGCCACCGCCTGGGGCCCGGTGCGGATCAAGGAGGCGCTCAGCCCCCAGGGGCGCCGCTCGATGAAGCCGGAGTATGAGGATCTCGCGCAGCTGGCCCGCCGCCACGGCCTTTCGCTGCAGCAGCTGCGCGCGGCGGTGCAGGCGGCCTGGGCCAGCGAGGAGAGGTCATGA
- a CDS encoding DUF554 family protein, with protein MGLWAATSGTWINGLTVLLGSLLGARLGRSLGEGLRRHWRRWIGVVTLVLGLQMVQPLFHLRLGPLPALAPALLVLVLASALGAALGLDRRLARLLNGRPQASGPGDPELVGGAFVLFCVGPMTVVGCLRNGALGDPDLLLVKAALDGISAAVLATSAGVALAWVVLPLLVVQLSLSGVGALLAARLPDPATAPPVLFTAAVGGLLVLALALDLLELPHPSVTEALPALVLAPLVGAALT; from the coding sequence ATGGGGCTCTGGGCAGCCACCAGCGGCACCTGGATCAATGGGCTCACCGTTCTGCTGGGCTCCCTCCTGGGCGCCCGTCTGGGCCGATCCCTCGGCGAGGGCTTGCGCCGCCACTGGCGCCGTTGGATTGGTGTGGTGACCCTGGTGCTGGGCCTGCAGATGGTTCAGCCCCTGTTTCATCTGCGGCTCGGGCCCCTGCCGGCCCTGGCGCCGGCGTTGCTGGTGCTGGTGCTGGCCTCGGCCCTGGGGGCTGCCCTGGGATTGGACCGGCGCCTGGCGCGGTTGCTGAACGGGCGCCCGCAGGCGAGCGGCCCTGGTGATCCAGAGCTGGTGGGCGGGGCCTTCGTGCTCTTCTGCGTCGGACCGATGACCGTGGTGGGCTGCCTGCGCAACGGGGCCCTCGGCGATCCCGACCTGCTGCTGGTCAAGGCGGCCCTCGATGGCATCAGCGCCGCCGTGCTGGCCACCAGCGCCGGGGTGGCCCTGGCCTGGGTGGTGCTGCCGTTGCTGGTGGTGCAGCTCTCCCTTTCCGGGGTGGGGGCGCTGCTGGCCGCGCGCCTGCCGGATCCGGCCACCGCACCGCCGGTGCTGTTCACGGCGGCGGTGGGGGGGCTGCTGGTGCTGGCCCTGGCCCTCGATCTGCTCGAACTGCCCCATCCGAGCGTCACCGAGGCCCTGCCGGCGCTGGTCCTGGCGCCCCTGGTGGGGGCCGCGCTCACATGA
- the xth gene encoding exodeoxyribonuclease III: protein MRIATWNVNSVRSRLDQLVEWLQQERPDVVCLQETKVEDGSFPAESFTALGYEVVISGQKAYNGVAILSLHPLEDVRIGFAALLPGDDEAEALGEQKRVISARIEGVRVLNLYVPNGSALSSEKYVYKLRWLNCLGRYLNALEQEGDPLCMVGDFNIALEDRDLHDPKRLTGGIMASEAERAALTGALNGRLSDVFRVFEPASGHWSWWDYRSGAWDRDRGWRIDHIYLSEDLLVWATGCVIHKAVRGNDKPSDHAPVVVNLQLPEEEEHEEGGYGGY, encoded by the coding sequence ATGCGCATCGCCACCTGGAACGTGAACTCGGTGCGCAGCCGCCTTGATCAGCTGGTGGAGTGGCTTCAGCAGGAGCGCCCCGATGTGGTCTGCCTGCAGGAGACCAAGGTCGAAGACGGCAGCTTCCCTGCCGAGAGCTTCACCGCCCTGGGCTACGAGGTCGTGATCAGCGGCCAGAAGGCCTACAACGGCGTCGCGATCCTCAGCCTGCACCCGCTCGAAGACGTGCGCATCGGCTTTGCCGCCCTGTTGCCAGGTGACGACGAAGCCGAAGCTCTCGGGGAGCAGAAGCGCGTGATCAGTGCCCGCATCGAAGGGGTGCGCGTGCTCAACCTCTACGTGCCCAACGGCTCCGCGTTGAGTTCAGAGAAGTACGTCTACAAGCTCCGCTGGCTGAACTGCCTGGGGCGCTACCTGAACGCCCTGGAGCAGGAGGGCGATCCCCTCTGCATGGTGGGGGACTTCAACATCGCCCTGGAGGATCGCGACCTCCATGACCCGAAGCGGCTCACGGGCGGGATCATGGCCAGCGAGGCCGAACGCGCGGCGTTGACGGGCGCCCTGAACGGGCGCTTGAGCGATGTGTTCCGTGTCTTCGAACCAGCGAGCGGCCACTGGAGCTGGTGGGACTACCGCAGTGGCGCCTGGGACCGGGACCGGGGCTGGCGCATCGATCACATTTACCTCTCGGAAGACCTGTTGGTGTGGGCCACGGGCTGTGTGATCCACAAGGCCGTGCGCGGCAACGACAAGCCCAGCGACCATGCCCCGGTGGTGGTGAACCTGCAGCTCCCCGAAGAGGAGGAACATGAGGAGGGTGGCTACGGAGGCTATTGA